In one window of Arachis ipaensis cultivar K30076 chromosome B06, Araip1.1, whole genome shotgun sequence DNA:
- the LOC107648791 gene encoding trihelix transcription factor PTL-like: MEMEDHHHQHQQYGGITDLRQLVSNNGPRSTHFPTSIPPQPTAELFPGHPNLAAAHQQQHYELMMFGRQVADLMPRCLHDFADASNNNTSSIGVATATTPTTTTSASTPPLSGLGGAEAVGCLGGDASTGRWPRQETLTLLEIRSRLDPKFKEANIAFSLYIYIYIYWV, encoded by the coding sequence ATGGAAATGGaggatcatcatcatcaacaccaACAGTATGGCGGCATCACTGATCTGAGGCAGCTTGTGAGTAACAACGGACCCCGTTCAACACATTTTCCTACTTCCATACCGCCACAGCCCACGGCGGAGCTCTTCCCGGGCCACCCAAACCTCGCGGCTGCGCATCAGCAGCAGCACTACGAGCTGATGATGTTTGGGCGCCAAGTAGCTGACTTAATGCCTCGCTGTCTCCACGACTTTGCTGACGCCAGCAATAATAACACAAGCAGCATCGGTGTTGCCACTGCCACTACTCCCACCACAACCACAAGCGCTTCAACTCCTCCTCTTAGTGGGTTGGGCGGCGCTGAGGCTGTAGGATGCTTAGGTGGAGACGCATCCACTGGAAGATGGCCTAGACAAGAGACTCTTACTCTTCTTGAGATCAGATCTCGCCTTGACCCCAAATTCAAAGAAGCTAATATTGCattttcattatatatatatatatatatatattgggtttaa
- the LOC110263365 gene encoding trihelix transcription factor PTL-like, whose product MALLLIVIIIQCSPITRAMCHTLCNDLINTQTCFLYFFYYYWPIFFFFFLLFLFFRIMSEEHGYQRSGKKCREKFENLYKYYKKTKEGKAGRQDGKHYRFFRQLEALYGESNSNNSNAASAQETNFGGSNTLHYQNNPHAFNSQHQMNNQEMLLLGSQNSLSLTNSTEFETSSSDDDDHNSTGGVKGNDESMEKRRKKRGGSKSWKVKIKDFIDLQMRKLVQKQEEWLDKLMKTLEQKEKERVLREEEWRRQEAARLEREHKFWAKERAWIEARDAALMEALHKLTGTDQVKSHHHHHDGIITGSAMQNKDHNEDDENWQECEISRLVQLRAEMMETSFRHGGDGCSEEALWEQIATKMACFGYEKSPVKLKEKWETISKENNKKKRKENNSNSVRSSSSCFYIENNNNDHYSSSSSLYNNNNNNQSGGGYCDINNDQRRQQQSPSNSNANASVHQAENCFPFLMSCEGGTLWDNYSLKVNKPNQNQ is encoded by the coding sequence ATGGCGTTGttattaattgttattattattcaatGCTCTCCGATTACTAGGGCTATGTGTCATACACTATGCAATGACCTCATCAATACTCAgacttgttttctttattttttttattattattggcctattttttttttcttcttcttgctaTTCTTGTTCTTCAGGATCATGTCTGAAGAGCATGGATACCAAAGGAGTGGGAAAAAGTGCAGGGAGAAGTTTGAGAATCTGTACAAGTATTACAAGAAGACAAAGGAGGGAAAAGCTGGAAGACAAGACGGGAAGCATTACCGATTCTTTCGCCAACTCGAAGCCTTATACGGTGAAAGCAACAGTAACAACAGCAACGCTGCCTCAGCACAAGAAACCAATTTTGGTGGTAGCAACACCCTCCATTACCAAAACAATCCTCATGCTTTCAATTCCCAACATCAGATGAATAACCAAGAAATGCTGCTTCTTGGTTCCCAGAACAGCCTAAGCCTCACCAACTCCACTGAGTTTGAAACCTCTTCTTCGGATGATGATGATCACAATAGCACTGGGGGAGTGAAGGGGAACGATGAGTCCAtggagaagaggaggaagaagagaggagggAGCAAGAGCTGGAAGGTGAAGATAAAAGACTTCATTGACTTGCAAATGAGGAAGCTTGTGCAGAAGCAAGAAGAGTGGCTTGACAAGCTTATGAAGACGCTGGAACAGAAGGAGAAAGAGAGGGTTCTGAGAGAGGAAGAGTGGAGGAGACAAGAGGCAGCCAGGTTGGAGAGGGAGCACAAGTTTTGGGCCAAAGAGAGAGCATGGATTGAAGCAAGGGATGCTGCTTTAATGGAGGCCTTGCACAAGCTGACAGGAACTGATCAGGTAaagtctcatcatcatcatcatgatggGATAATAACTGGTTCCGCAATGCAAAATAAGGACCATAACGAAGATGATGAAAACTGGCAAGAATGTGAGATATCAAGGCTTGTTCAGTTGAGAGCTGAGATGATGGAAACAAGTTTTAGGCATGGTGGTGATGGTTGTTCAGAAGAGGCTTTGTGGGAACAGATAGCAACAAAAATGGCATGTTTTGGGTATGAAAAGAGTCCAGTAAAGTTGAAAGAGAAATGGGAAACAATCAGCAAAgaaaacaacaagaagaagcgGAAGGAGAATAACTCAAACTCAGTACGAAGTAGTAGTTCTTGTTTTTACATTGAAAACAATAACAATGaccattattcttcttcttcttctctatataacaacaacaacaacaaccaaagTGGTGGTGGATACTGTGATATCAACAATGATCAAAGGCGGCAACAACAATCACCTTCGAATTCCAACGCTAATGCATCAGTTCATCAAGCTGAGAACTGTTTCCCATTCTTGATGAGTTGTGAGGGAGGAACTTTGTGGGACAACTACAGCTTAAAGGTTAATAAACCAAATCAAAATCAGTAG